A window from Vicia villosa cultivar HV-30 ecotype Madison, WI unplaced genomic scaffold, Vvil1.0 ctg.001263F_1_1, whole genome shotgun sequence encodes these proteins:
- the LOC131634256 gene encoding uncharacterized protein LOC131634256: MIQLFHPPFRFLTFPCTKPPQLNIHLLLSLPAPTILCSSLNDGSFSIPKSTQFGYSPPEDLFGLEMEFKPRKANSHTREPRSWFGPNGQYIRELPCPSCRGRGYTPCTECGIERSRSDCPKCNGKGLLTCHQCSGDCVIWEESIDERPWERAQSISPLKVKEDDEVDKLDIKLDAKKKSKRVYKSPSPEVGLKISRSLKSLNAKTGLFSKRMKIIHQDPVLEAQRVDAIKKAKRTVLARKHASKTMKAFFSDPINRQKRSIAMKGVKFYCQSCGREGHRRHYCPELKDGLIERRFTCRLCGEKGHNRRTCDKLRISHSDGRVIKHHRCKICRQYGHNRRTCPQVVSNKRIGKASQRVYICRLCQEEGHNIRTCPRRIVDTEHSQE, translated from the exons ATGATTCAATTGTTCCACCCTCCCTTTCGCTTTCTCACATTCCCATGCACAAAACCACCTCAATTAAATATTCACCTCCTCCTTTCCCTTCCCGCACCAACCATCCTTTGCTCATCACTCAACGATGGTTCCTTTTCCATCCCAAAATCAACCCAG TTTGGTTATAGTCCTCCAGAGGATCTCTTTGGACTTGAGATGGAATTCAAACCAAG GAAAGCGAACTCGCATACAAGAGAACCAAGGTCATGGTTTGGACCAAATGGACAATATATCAGAGAGCTACCTTGTCCGAGTTGTCGAGGAAGGGGTTATACTCCTTGTACAGAATGTGGAATTGAAAGATCTAGATCAGATTGTCCAAAATGTAATGGAAAG GGTTTATTGACTTGCCACCAGTGCTCTGGAGATTGTGTTATATGGGAAGAATCAATTGATGAAAGACCATGGGAGAGAGCTCAATCAAT ATCGCCACTCAAAGTGAAGGAAGACGATGAAGTTGACAAATTGGACATAAAGCTAGATGCAAAGAAAAAATCCAAACGTGTTTACAAGTCACCGTCTCCTGAAGTTGGATTGAAGATTAGCCGTTCTTTAAAA AGTCTCAATGCCAAAACTGGTCTATTTAGCAAACGAATGAAGATCATCCACCAGGATCCAGTTCTCGAGGCTCAAAGAGTGGATGCTATTAAG AAAGCCAAGAGAACTGTTTTAGCTAGAAAGCATGCTTCCAAAACTATGAAAGCATTCTTCAGCGATCCAATAAACCGTCAGAAAAGGAGCATCGCCATGAAAG GAGTGAAATTCTACTGTCAAAGCTGTGGACGCGAAGGACATAGGAGACACTACTGTCCAGAACTCAAGGATGGTTTGATTGAACGGCGATTCACTTGCAGGCTATGCGGCGAGAAAGGCCACAACAGAAGAACGTGCGATAAGTTAAGGATAAGCCATAGTGATGGGAGAGTTATAAAACATCATCGATGTAAAATATGTCGACAGTATGGCCATAACAGAAGGACATGTCCACAAGTTGTTTCAAATAAAAGAATAGGCAAGGCATCTCAAAGAGTATATATTTGTCGATTGTGCCAGGAAGAAGGACACAATATTAGGACATGTCCTAGAAGAATAGTTGATACTGAACATTCTCAAGAGTAA